CGGCGACTACGGGCACATCTCACTGTCCGCGTCCGGCGTGCCGATCAAGGACCTGCAGGACGTCGGTGTGACGGCCGACCTCTACGACGTCACAGCGCCGCTGTCCGACCTGGTCAACGGCAACACCGATGCGATCGACATCGGCCGCCTGGAGGCCCAGGTCACGATCAAGGCCAGCGACATCAACAAGGTGGACCCGCTGACCAAGGTCGACGACCTGCGGATCGAGCCGTCCAGCATCGAGTACGTGGAGACCGGCCAGGACGCCGACAGCGGCACCGACAGCGGCTCCGGCGACCAGCAGGGCCAGGACGGCACGACCGAGGAGGAGCAGGACAAGTCCAGGGCGGGCATCCGCATCTCCGGGTACGTGCAGATCGCGGGCCAGCAGCTGGAGATCTTCTGCTTCGCCATGATCGAACTGCACGGCACGGCGATCGACATCGTGCCCAAGCGGCTGCAGTACGGGAATGACAAGGAGACGACCGTTGTTCCCGAAGCTGTGCAGCAGGCCCTGCTGCCGAACTTCAAGGCCACGATCGACACCGGCAACCTCCCGTTCGAGGTCACCCCGACGGCGGTACAGGTGAACAGCGGTTCGGTCACCATCAAGGGCGAGGCCAAGAACGTGACGTTCAGCGGGGCGACCAGCTCTACCGGAGGGTGAGGCGCGGATGACGGGCGTGTGGGTCGTGCTCGGCACGCTGGTGGTCGCGGCTGTCGCGGGTGGCCTGCTCAAGGCGCGCAACGGTCGCGTCCGGGCGGCTCGCCGGGCGCCCGCGGCCGGGCTGCCCGAGCCGGTCGCCGCGGCGCTCGACACCGGCGCCAGCGTCACCCTGGTGCAGATCTCCACCACGTTCTGCACCCCGTGCCGGCACACCCGCGCCCTGCTCGGCCCGCTGGCCGAGCGCACCGACGGCCTGAACCACGTCGAGCTGGACGTGACGAACCAGCCGGAGGTCGCGCAGGCGCTGGGTGTGCTGCGCACGCCCACCACGATCGCCTACGGATCCGACGGCACCGAGCTGCTGCGCGTCGGCGGCGTGCCGAAGGCTCCCGCGCTGCTCGAGGCCCTCGCGCCGCACCTCCCGGCCCGTGTGACGGATTGACACGTCGCTGAGCTGGGCTGAGTGCGCCCTCGCGCCTTCCGGCGGGTGTGATCGGCTGACACGCCGCCGGCTGCGCTGAGAAAGCCCACGTGCCGCGCCTTCCGGCGCGGGCGGCGGAGTGATATGCCGCTGAGCGCGCTGTGGGCGGCGCCTCGCGCCGCATCTGCCGCCGCGCGTGGCGGAGTGACCTACCGCTGGTTGCGTTGAGGGTGCCCTCGTGCCGCGCCTTCGGGCGGGTGTGGCGGGGTTGGCTTGCCGCTGGCCGGGCTGCTGGTGGCCCTGGTGCTGCGCCTTCCCGCCGCGCGTGGCGGAGCCACCCCCCGCTGGCCGGGCTGTTGGTGACCCTCGCGCCGCACTTCCGGCCCGCGCGACCGGGGGTCAAGCCGCTGACCTCGGCTCTTGGTTGCACTGCCGTCGAGCCTTCCGACGGGCGTGGCGGAGTGACTTGCCGCCGGCCGCGCTGCTCCCGGCTTCGCGCCGCACCTCCCGGCCCTCACGCCGCACCTCCCGGCCCCATGTGGCGGAGCGACACACCGCTGACCTGGGTCGAATTTTTTTCTTGGATCGTGGGAATGCTCTCACTGGGTGGACGCCACTCCCACTTTCAGGGACGTCCGGGTAGCCTGACGCTCGTGTGCAGGCTGCCCCTCACTCTGCTGACGCAACGTCGCGCGGTCGACTTCTGCCGCG
The window above is part of the Amycolatopsis thermoflava N1165 genome. Proteins encoded here:
- a CDS encoding DUF2993 domain-containing protein, with protein sequence MPPAGSRRRGRRARRIVISLVVLLALLVGADFGLAAYAEHTVSQKAREQLKLSDDPSVTIHGFPFTTQAIGGDYGHISLSASGVPIKDLQDVGVTADLYDVTAPLSDLVNGNTDAIDIGRLEAQVTIKASDINKVDPLTKVDDLRIEPSSIEYVETGQDADSGTDSGSGDQQGQDGTTEEEQDKSRAGIRISGYVQIAGQQLEIFCFAMIELHGTAIDIVPKRLQYGNDKETTVVPEAVQQALLPNFKATIDTGNLPFEVTPTAVQVNSGSVTIKGEAKNVTFSGATSSTGG
- a CDS encoding TlpA family protein disulfide reductase, with the protein product MTGVWVVLGTLVVAAVAGGLLKARNGRVRAARRAPAAGLPEPVAAALDTGASVTLVQISTTFCTPCRHTRALLGPLAERTDGLNHVELDVTNQPEVAQALGVLRTPTTIAYGSDGTELLRVGGVPKAPALLEALAPHLPARVTD